From the genome of Branchiostoma lanceolatum isolate klBraLanc5 chromosome 11, klBraLanc5.hap2, whole genome shotgun sequence:
TAATACATAAAAATTATTCAACATCACAGAGACAAGATGCCGAACCTATATGTATTTCAGTAGTTTTAGAACCTATGTTTTAGACAGTATCAAAAGTCCTGTCACTAGATGATTGTACTTTATTTTACTACTGTAGAGTAATTTGTATGCTAGTACTTAGcctgatagggcatgaatgtacagtaaaggtaattattattatcatgaaCCTAAATCAGACCCCACCATTTGACCTCTGCCCTACCCTGCAGTAAGTTGTCCACCTCTGCGCGGCACCTGTCCTGACACGCAGCATGCTTGGCCAGGTTGTAGAATATCCAGGACACACCGCTGGCCGTGGTGTCGTGACCCTCGAACATGAAGGTGTCCACCTCGTCACGGATCTCACGCTCCGACAAACCCTTCCCATCTTCATCCTACGCCATACGTGGAAAACAACACTGATCTTTTTAGTATCGTCTCATCTCAACTCAATTTCTCATCTATAGCTATCCCTTagtccaaggacattatacagtCCTATATAAATTGTTCTTGCTTTAATTTGACCGTTGGAGCAGCACAGAAGATCTGGTAACAAGTTTTCTCCACTCTTcttgtttttgtctttcttaAGCATTTCACTCAGTGCCATGCCTGTCtattctctgatattatcctcccatTTAGAATGATGAAAAATCTGTAAGACAAAAAGTCAAACAAGCTGATCTGCATAGCCGGTAAAAGTGagacttaggccacaccaatttaatttcttggttaacagatttttttttaaattttagcacgaggacaatTTCAAAACAGACTGCTtcggtgaaaacttgcacctgaccctgttcactccctgaaactgtgtgcaccaaagtacaaactttcctctgagattctgttttcatgttgattttccaatctagcattttttctaaaattctgtCAACCCAGAAATccaattgttgtggccttatcCCATTGTGAAAAACTGAGCTTTTTATACCCCTCCTATTAAAAATCAAAAAAGATAAAGCTTtgaacagaaaaacacaaatattttaCTGTTATACTTCATCAGAACCACATTTTTATACTACGGGTACATTTAATTACTGGATGGATGTTTACTGTCAGAAGGGTTAGATTACTCAAATATTTACTTGGACAAAAGATAACAACGTACCCTAGCTTGTAGCAAGATGTCCAAGAAGTCCAGGTATCGTTTCTTGCCTCCTTCTCCAGAGCTGTTCATCACTGTGTTGTTTTGATTACATTTCTGTTGGAGCTCAGCGCGCCTCTTTCTGATGACTTCATCAGAGAAGTCGTGGGCAGTTTTACACTCTTTTCGAAACCTGGTAAAAGCAGTGGATATTCAGATCTCTACTAAATAAAAGTAAAACTAAagtattaaacaaacaaaagaacagGATGAAACCCTTGCGAAATAGATTGACTAGATTATTCCAATCCTCTGTGTCTTCTCAGATCTTAAGTGCCAGTGTTAGGTGCTCCTTACCTGAAGCCAGTTGGACTGAGGTGGAAGATGAGGGGAATGTGAAATGGCGGGTAGCGGCCTCGATCCATCACGCACTTCGTCAGGTTGTACACGGCGCGGATGTACGGACTCCCGTCGCTGTCCCGCTGACAGTTGGAGTGAACGCTGAGCGCACATCGCATCAGACTGTCCAGTGTCATCGCACTGGCGTAGTGGAACATCTCTACAGGTGTGCCAGGCGTCAGGTCTGCCCACCGgtcctgtaacacaggtgaacaGCTGTATCAGCTGTTATCACCTACGCAAGAGAACAGGTGTATAAGGTGCCAGGTCTGCCCACCTGTCCTGAAACACAGGTGAACAGCTGTATCAGCTGTTATCACCTACGCAAGAGAACAGGTGTATCAGGTGCCAGGTCTACCCACCTGTCCTGTTAAGAAACAGTTGCACCAGCTGTTATCACCTAATATacaggtatctgtatctgtatctgtatctgtatctatatagccggtataaccgccatcaggcgtaacacaccagcttcgcaggcacgcggcgcggcagcagctggtcatattacaccgaacggtctgttacacctagtctttgcatatctgactgcaaccgttctttaaagctacttattgatgaagctcctacagtacttgatgacaacgagttccattctactatggttctcgggaaatacgaatttttgaacacgtcaatccttggctgataactctggtacttaaaagcatgactatttctggtcctcttctgagctggcattagatacttatcagtcggtacgtccacaagtttattagtcatcttgtacatcatgcaaagtctggacattgttctcctgtcctcaagtgacatccattgcaggtctgctttcatttttgttacactggcgcccctttcatagttgttcgtgcagaatctggcagcttggttctgcaccctctcgagtttatctatatccttctttgtgtatggatcccaaactgttgcagcatattcaaggtttggtcttactagagacgtgtatgcaagtgattttacctttgctgggcatgcccacaaattacgtttgatcactcccaatgtctgtttagccttagttgttactttgttgatatgggtgttccactttagccccgttgttaatgtaacgcctaggtacgggtggctctttgctgttgctagagcctgtccacagaactggtaggtggttacaattgggtttcgtttgtttgttatatgcatgatataacatttttccggattaaactgcattagccatctgctttgccattcttcgagtgtgttcaaatcttcttgcaaaagctgtgaatcactctgtgtggacaactctatatataacaggcagtcatcggcaaataacctaacatttgaatcaagctggtctggtaagtcatttatgtacaggaggaagagtaacggtcccagaacagttccctgtggtacgcctgacgcaactctaactggagctgaggccttgccttctaccactaccgtctgttccctattggtcaagaaagccttcaaccaatttagtgtggtgccttgaattccgtagtgctctagtttagtgatgagtctgctatgtgggactttatcgaaagctttagtaaaatcaagaattgctagatctacctgttttttactgttcagtgcgccagctatgtcgtgagctgtcaatataagctgtgtttctgtggatcgctttgctctgaatccatgttggtagtcagtcaatatgttgaaactttctaagtgtttcatgacatgactatggataatgtgttcaagtagtttgcaggatatacaggtcagtgatacaggtcggtagttgccggggacagctctatctccctttttaaaaatggcacatatatttgcatccctccagtctttgggaatttctcctgtgtctaacgagtgttggaaaatattggttaacacaggtgctatttcggtggctgtcattttgaggaaccaaggaggtatttggtctggaccagatgctttagatggattgagaccttggagctttttttcgacaccattaggggaaatcactatgtgttccatggaaggggtacagggctgtcccagagttggcatgtttgttgtgtcttcctctgtgaacacacttttaaactgtgaactgagtgtctctgcttttttctcgctatcactgacaatggaattaccaatctttagaggggctacgccgacaaggtctcttcttaggccttttatgtatgaccagaatgttttgggtttgtcaattatggcttcccccagtatgtctgccacatattttgaatgtgctgctcttatgcttttctgtacgcccttcttaactctcttgtatttgttcatgtcttcctctcgccctgttctcttagctttgttgtaaagacgttgtttcttacgacaatgccttcttaggtttctgttgaaccaaagcaggttgtatctgcttgatgttgttttactagggatgtgcaagttcatcgtgtgctttattttgtctttaaaatcatcccacttctgtgtcacggacatatcctcggttcgtttgttaaagttcgttgcataatcacttaggtcactcttgatggccggttcatcagctttagttcgaatgtacacttttctcttgggtttcctgttttgtttgggtgcaaggttgacatccaccaataccatgtcgtggtcacttattccaggaactactgtggtcttttcgattatgtttgggttattaactaagaccaggtccaagagattaccattcctagtgggctcttgaactgtttggaataacccatggttatccactaagtgcagtagcttctgtgcctgtcctgaattgctctgagtgttatctgtagtgctagcatccaaatttataccaggtgtgttaaagtctccaaggatgatcacgttgtcagagttaattttaggtcccatcttacttatggacttgtccagttcatccaggctattgccctggtccgatggaggtctatagtatgtaccaatcattagtggtttctttcctgctagttgagtctgtgtccaaatgatctcacagtctgtgtctagatctggTGAATGGGTGCAACATCTCCACATGTCAGCCAGGACTGCCAACCTGTCCTAAAACACAGGTATATCAGCTGCATCAGCTGTGCAGGTGAACAGGTGTGACATTTCCACAGGTGTTTCAGGTCTGCCCACCTGCCCTGAAACATCATGTGACACACCCAAAGGTGAAAAAGTGTGCCAGGTAAACACACTTAACACTGCTTTCTCTAGACATTGAGAATTCAAACATAAAAGTGACTACTGTTCTTCCCTtcattccttctttctttccttcattaATTCATATAAACAGACACTTACCAGCATAATGTTGGTACATTCTGAGAAGACCTTGACGTAAGGCTTCAGCACGTCAAAGTGAAACCCCGGTGTGAGAAGGCGCCGGTTGCGGAACCATTTCTGTCCCTCGCTGACCAACAATCCATCACCTGAATACAGTATGGGGGAAAGTCTTAGAACAATGCTACAGTAACAgtattttttcaaattcatttttgtgtgaatgtgcaaattatatattcatatacagtatatgtaatACTTTGCATTCAGAATTTTGCTGTTCTGGTAATGATATGATAATCAGGATTACTAAAAGTGGGGGGTAATAATTTGCTGCTCACCTATCCATGGTTTCAGCCAGGCGTACGACACCCTGTCCTTCGGTTCTGTGAAAAAGAATTGATCAGATTAATGACAATATTTTCCATTTATACCAAAAATGACAGCAATATCGTTTACAACCAGCTAGGAGAAACTTCTGAGCAAAAATGATCAATGTGTCAAATATTCAAATTTCTTACCATCACAGGAACTTAACTCGACACCTTAAACATATTGTCTAGAGTCCTAAACTTTCCAGTCCTTGAATCCGAccttgacccctgacctacCTGGTGAGTTGACAATTTCCTTGATGTAGTCGGGATGCACCAGGCTGAGAACGACTCGGAACGGTCCGATCCAGATGGGGAAGGCGAACTTGAACTTCGCTGCCCACTGTGGCACAATGGTGAAACCGGTTTCATCTGGCCGTACCTGGAACAGGCCTCAGATTATATAGACTGAAACAGACATGGACTTGGCTTCTTTCCGAGCTGAAGGAAAATCAATCATTCTGGATATTATTTCTAACTAAAAGAGGCTTTTCATTGATGTCATCATCATAAGTCAAAATCCCCTTGGTGACTGTTATGGCAGGAGTTTGATTACAACAGCAGCAAATGATGGAGCAAATGACGTCGGTTTCCGGAAAAGGTGAGCTAGGCTAGACAGGGagggctacctcagcaggctaccctttctgggcctacAATGCATTTTACTGTGCATGCCTAACTTTGAATTGTTAACGTCCTTGTATAGAAATCAGAGCGCCTCACCTCTCTCATGTGACCAAACAGCCAGTGTGTAGGGTTTCCTGGGAACGGGGCCAGGACTTTCAGCATGTACCGTTTCCATAGTAACGCACGGATGAACCTGACCACCAGCTGGACGACCACGACAACCAGCACGGTCAGGCAGGCGGTCCGCAGGTAACCAGCCTCCCAGTGTGGCAACCACTGCGCTGGTACAGACCCCATCATGGAAGTGCTAAGATAATTAGAGACAGGGGCATTTTTTCTGAAGCAACATCAGGCCATATGATATATACGCCATCTGTATccaagattgataaataaaacaagaaatcgaatgtgtaaatttctttatttttgtgtatttattAACAATAACATTTACCTATGCTATCAGATACCTTGAACTGAAGTTCGCCCAACTAAGACTGTAATGTTATGTAAGTGAAGTACGGTCTCTTTGTACCACATCATAGCTCTCCCAACGACAACATGGTAACAATTATTGGTATACGTTCCTTAAAAGACTCACTGATTTCTGTGAGTGCATGACCTTCATTCAATTTTGTGCCTCTAAAGAGACAGGAACAGGTAAGTTTATGTGGTTCACCTGAATAATTATATCATAATGCACTGCTGAAacaaacttgaacacacaccaagacaaacaaacaaacagaccgaaaacaatacctccattttcaaggTCATAAGGATATCAAGACAAAGATTTGTAGGTCTCTGATCTAACCAACTGTTCTTGTACAATCACTGTTTAACATAATTTGATGGACTGAggtcactttcacttttgtCAACCATGGAGCAATAGATAAGTTATAAGAAGATATTTCTTGAATTTCTCAAAAGGCCCACTAAGTCATTCTCTTCTCAGGAAAGAAGGAAAGGCAAAGGAGGGAAGGGGAATGAAGGTCAGTGGGGAGGTGGAAGGGacattataccttggagttggAAACGGAAAATTGAAATCACAATCATGAACTTACTATCATGCCACTGATGTTTTCCTTACCTTTATCATGCACTTTGTGACTCAGATGGTTTCCAGAACAATCCTGAATCGGCAGAAGACCGCCCAAGCCTTCCCTACAAACTCATTTCCCAAACCAAACAGCTGACCATGAACTTTCACTTATGACCACACTATACCTGCAGTTTACGGTTCAAAAGTGTCCTCTTGCGACCTGAAATAGAACTACAACTAATCATACAGGTTTGCCAGATGGCATCAATACGTACCAAAATAATCTAATCTATCTAAATAGTGCCATCATCAACAATATGATGTGAATTTTTCGCTGTCAATTTAatattttgtggtttgtattGATAAATGATGTTGatattgtctttttttattatctttACCCATCTTTGTCATTTTGCTGCCATCGTTCCTTAGAAACGACCGTCCACAAGCGGCGCCTGGCGGAGTAAACAGCGCTGCaacatgacgtcatgagcaggccTTGCGCATGTCACTTGTATCACGCATGCGCGAcgaaactttcaaaaaaatattCAACCGATGTGATTCAGCGTAGAGACTGAGAGAAGACCGTGTTTCGTACATTTACCCGGCGATTTCGTTCGTAGAGTTTGCACAgaattgaaaaagaagaaagtttACACTCTCATCATGGACTGGGGTGGCCTAAAAGTCGGCGTCAGCGTGCGAATCCAGCGTAGTGACGGTAAGTTTACCGGCGAACCTCccgactgcccccctccctccttatGCAGAATTTCCATCCCAAATGTTTCTTGTTTAGCGCGTTCGGGTCGTTTTGCCCATCTTGTTCTTCAGCTGTCACTACTTTCTCAATTTTCGGCGTTTTGCTTGTCAATTTGGCACGATATCTAGCTTTTCTGAACTCGACAATGATGGAAATTTTGCGCGCCATTTCTAGTTGAGTTTGAACCCGGTGAAAATTTACGTGGGTGTCTGTCACCGAGGACACAAGTGTTTTGACCGGGGTCTGATATCACGGCCTTGTTGAGTCATCTGCTAATGTTTATTTGTACAAAATCTGACGACTGCACGAAAATAGTCCCCGAGTCTAGCGGTTTTGTTCATCAATGCGTTATTCAAATGCCGTGCAAGATTTTTTATAACCACAAATTTATGTCTCCTGTCAAAAAAGCTGTGCAAAATTGCTTTAAGACAGTCGGATATAGAACAGAGAGATCTAAACAAAGAGTTTACATAAATTGATTTGTTCAGAGATATATCACTTTTGTTTAAAAGTGTTGCAGCATATtgtgattgattgacaggtaaaTCAGACAGCTGTCATTTCAGGTGTCATGGAATGAACCCTCtttgacctcatttgcataaccagGTGAAAACGTGCAATATGGATCACAGGACAGCTGATCTTTGTACTTTTATGTCTTCCCAATCTTTGCTTTAATTTTTGGGcaaattttatctttttttcatgataATGTTTTGATATTAAATGAGAacaatatatatgatattggaTACATTGATATAAAGTAATGGAATATGTCTGGctgtatttcaacattttctgcaTGAATGATCGCATACTGAATTTTTAATTTGAATAATCATGCTGGGCATCCCCAATACGGCAAAATCCTGTAGCTTTTCTGTCTGTAATTACCAGTGATTTAAAACGCATTACCATGTATTTTAACTGTATTAACTGTTGGTTTGCAGTGATGCCATTGGCAAGGCCTTTGcatatagataaataaattaatAATGTTTGTCAAAGATCTTTTTTCCCGGAAAGTAGCCACAACACAAGGATACTGATATTGATAATAACAGAAGGAAAGCtgtgtatttctgacaaaagaAAATTGAGGTATTGCTATTTTCAAATGATAATTCCCAATTCCCACATATGTTCTTGGTGTGGCTCCGTCATGAAATCCCAAGCATTGTCTTCTATTTCACATTCAGTGAAATTTGCCAGTTGCAAAACTGAATCTGTGTAATCCAGATTATTTCTCATCAGTACACCATTAATGACAGAAGTGTTCATTCaagtttctcacaaatttgcaGTACTGAATTTTCCTAGCATTGCGTGAAAAACATGAAGGGTCCGTTTGTACATTTCCAGTACAGCATCAACTACTGGTGCATTTTGTTTGCGTCTCTGTGGTAATGACATAACCATGCAGTCGGTATGAAATCATCACATGATGTCATTATCCCAGCTACACCTTGATAACACAGCATGTCTGCTGTCCTGCATACTAATGGAGTCTGCACCCCGTGCTCTGACCCCTTAAATGCATTAACTCCAAGGCTCATAGAAGTTGGGCAGCGTAAAATGAAATTGTGCGCTGATACGTTGCCGATAGTTACGAGCTGAAGAAGCAGAAGATAGAACAAGCATTTCACACAAGTTCACTGTGAATAGGTAACTCCGAAACTTGTGAACATTAAATTACAAATTATATGCAtaaatgtaaatatttacagtacaaaATCATTGGTGCGTTTATCTTACTTTGTCAACATAAAGGACCATCAGTCCCATATCAGACTGCCTGTGAGTGCTTGATTGCTAATCTGTCTGGCATGTCCCTTAGCAATAAGCAAACGTCCGTCTGAACAGTTCTAAATCCAATTGCCACAGAACCTTGCTGCAGGCTTAATAATTAGGGCTGATTCGTTAATGGCACAAATTGGAGTGTAAAAACTAGACACAGTGGTAGATATTAGGGTCAGGCCAGACACATGTGATTTTATGTAAGAACTGGGGTCTTTCTGACCTGTCATGGTGACAGTGCAAAAATTTACC
Proteins encoded in this window:
- the LOC136444966 gene encoding cytochrome P450 4A2-like, translated to MMGSVPAQWLPHWEAGYLRTACLTVLVVVVVQLVVRFIRALLWKRYMLKVLAPFPGNPTHWLFGHMREVRPDETGFTIVPQWAAKFKFAFPIWIGPFRVVLSLVHPDYIKEIVNSPEPKDRVSYAWLKPWIGDGLLVSEGQKWFRNRRLLTPGFHFDVLKPYVKVFSECTNIMLDRWADLTPGTPVEMFHYASAMTLDSLMRCALSVHSNCQRDSDGSPYIRAVYNLTKCVMDRGRYPPFHIPLIFHLSPTGFRFRKECKTAHDFSDEVIRKRRAELQQKCNQNNTVMNSSGEGGKKRYLDFLDILLQARDEDGKGLSEREIRDEVDTFMFEGHDTTASGVSWIFYNLAKHAACQDRCRAEVDNLLQGRAEVKWEDLSKLPYTTMCIKESLRMHSPVPGVTRLTTQPHTFPDGRSIPAGVSVSIGVHSLHHNIHVWGDNVMEFDPERFSPENSKGRSSHAFIPFSAGSRNCIGQHFAMNELKVAVALTLQRYRLELDETRPPYRVARLITRTRDGLWLKVYPRGADN